The Skermanella pratensis genome has a window encoding:
- the uraH gene encoding hydroxyisourate hydrolase gives MVATSRTAESGGTASGGRLTTHVLDTMHGTPAAGMAVTLFRIDGDAREKITETKTNSDGRCDAPLLAGNRMRTGIYELVFEVNAYFRKIAVDLPDPPFLDSIPLRFGIADASAHYHVPLLVSPFAYSTYRGS, from the coding sequence ATGGTGGCGACTTCACGAACGGCGGAGAGCGGGGGGACGGCGAGCGGAGGACGACTCACCACCCATGTGCTTGATACCATGCACGGAACGCCGGCGGCGGGAATGGCGGTGACGCTGTTCCGGATCGACGGCGACGCGAGGGAGAAGATCACCGAGACCAAGACGAACAGCGACGGCCGCTGCGACGCGCCGCTGCTTGCCGGAAACCGGATGCGGACAGGGATCTATGAGCTGGTGTTCGAAGTGAACGCCTATTTCCGGAAGATCGCGGTCGATCTGCCCGATCCGCCCTTCCTCGACAGCATCCCGCTGCGTTTCGGGATCGCGGACGCGAGCGCGCATTACCATGTTCCGCTGCTGGTCAGCCCGTTCGCCTATTCGACATATCGCGGAAGCTGA
- the xdhA gene encoding xanthine dehydrogenase small subunit — protein sequence MRDCVRFLLGDRLTEIREVDPTLTVLDWLRLGERKVGTKEGCAEGDCGACTVVVGRLEGGKVRYEAVNACIRFVATLDGCQVLTVEHLKGADGALHPVQQAMVDCHGSQCGFCTPGFVMSMFALYKGDEAPTGAVIDDALAGNLCRCTGYAPIVAASERMYGLGAPATDRFAAEAAATAERLAGLQDGETLRVGKGGRRFYAPATLEAFADLLAEHPDARIVSGATDVGLWITKFQRVLDIVIYTGRIRGFREIRDTGDALEIAAGATYTDIRGPVAALYPDFGELIRRIGAVQVRNVGTIGGNIANGSPIGDTPPALIAAGATLVLRSAEGRRLMPIEDFFIDYGKQDRRAGEFVETVILPKPAPGTRFRAYKITKRFDQDISAVCACFSVRIDGGTVAEARIAFGGMAATPKRAPEAEKALVGRPWTEATVRDAMAALARDFTPLTDWRASASYRMTVAANLLMKLYVETTDPDADTRLVGDRSLVHA from the coding sequence ATGCGCGATTGCGTAAGGTTTCTGCTGGGCGACCGGCTGACGGAGATCCGGGAGGTCGATCCGACCCTGACAGTCCTGGACTGGCTGCGCCTCGGCGAGCGAAAGGTCGGCACCAAGGAAGGCTGCGCGGAAGGCGACTGCGGCGCCTGCACGGTGGTGGTCGGCCGGCTGGAGGGCGGCAAGGTCCGGTACGAGGCGGTGAACGCCTGCATCCGCTTCGTGGCGACGCTGGACGGCTGCCAGGTGCTGACGGTCGAGCACCTGAAGGGGGCGGACGGCGCGCTCCACCCGGTGCAGCAGGCCATGGTGGATTGCCACGGGTCGCAGTGCGGCTTCTGCACGCCCGGTTTCGTCATGTCGATGTTCGCGCTGTACAAGGGCGATGAGGCGCCGACCGGGGCGGTCATCGACGATGCGCTGGCCGGCAACCTGTGCCGCTGCACGGGATATGCCCCGATCGTCGCGGCGAGCGAGCGGATGTATGGCCTGGGCGCTCCTGCGACGGACCGCTTCGCGGCGGAGGCCGCGGCCACGGCGGAACGTCTGGCAGGCTTGCAGGACGGCGAGACGCTGCGCGTCGGCAAGGGCGGGCGGCGGTTCTATGCGCCGGCGACCCTGGAGGCGTTCGCGGATCTGCTGGCCGAGCATCCGGATGCCCGGATCGTCTCGGGGGCGACCGACGTCGGGCTCTGGATCACCAAGTTCCAGCGGGTGCTGGACATAGTGATCTACACCGGCCGTATCCGGGGCTTCCGGGAAATCCGGGATACGGGTGACGCGCTGGAGATCGCGGCCGGCGCCACCTATACCGACATCAGGGGTCCGGTCGCGGCGCTCTATCCGGATTTCGGCGAGTTGATCCGGCGGATCGGGGCCGTGCAGGTCCGGAACGTCGGCACGATCGGCGGCAACATCGCCAACGGCTCGCCGATCGGCGACACGCCGCCGGCCCTGATCGCGGCGGGCGCCACGCTGGTCCTGCGGTCGGCGGAAGGCCGGCGGTTGATGCCGATCGAGGATTTCTTCATCGACTACGGCAAGCAGGACCGGCGGGCGGGCGAGTTCGTCGAGACGGTCATCCTGCCCAAACCCGCGCCGGGCACCCGGTTCCGTGCCTATAAGATCACCAAGCGGTTCGACCAGGACATCTCGGCGGTGTGCGCCTGCTTCTCGGTCAGGATCGACGGCGGCACGGTGGCGGAGGCCAGGATCGCCTTCGGCGGGATGGCCGCGACGCCGAAGCGGGCGCCTGAGGCGGAGAAGGCGCTGGTCGGGCGGCCGTGGACGGAGGCGACCGTGCGGGACGCCATGGCGGCGCTGGCGCGGGACTTCACCCCGCTGACCGACTGGCGGGCGAGCGCGTCCTACCGGATGACCGTGGCCGCCAACCTGCTCATGAAACTCTATGTGGAAACCACCGATCCCGACGCCGATACGCGTCTGGTCGGCGACCGGAGTCTGGTCCATGCCTGA